A single region of the Candidatus Margulisiibacteriota bacterium genome encodes:
- the rplC gene encoding 50S ribosomal protein L3, which produces MKSLLGRKIGMTQVFTDDGRAQAITAVECGPCVVLQAKKKTEKDNYSALKLGFLEAKKADKAKLGVAKKIGLDKAKKYVREVRVPDTLDIPAGSVLNCDIFAAGEKISVTGTSIGKGFQGAIKRHGFTIGPRSHGSKNNRITGSQRFMDRGGRIPCGAKMPGQMGNARVTIRGLKVVEVLSDKNVILVSGAIPGPKNGLVVVSNHHAEYDAEKIAAKK; this is translated from the coding sequence ATGAAAAGTTTATTGGGCAGAAAGATCGGTATGACGCAAGTTTTCACTGACGACGGTCGGGCGCAGGCGATCACTGCGGTGGAATGCGGCCCGTGCGTGGTTTTGCAGGCCAAGAAAAAAACTGAAAAAGATAACTATTCGGCCTTGAAGCTGGGTTTTCTTGAGGCAAAAAAGGCCGACAAAGCGAAGCTGGGCGTGGCCAAAAAAATAGGCCTGGACAAAGCCAAAAAATACGTGCGAGAAGTGCGCGTGCCGGACACGCTGGATATTCCGGCGGGCAGCGTTTTAAATTGCGATATTTTCGCGGCTGGCGAAAAAATTTCGGTGACCGGCACGAGCATCGGCAAGGGCTTTCAGGGCGCGATCAAGCGGCATGGTTTTACGATCGGCCCGCGCAGTCATGGTTCGAAAAATAACCGCATCACCGGCTCGCAGCGTTTTATGGATCGCGGCGGACGTATTCCCTGCGGCGCTAAAATGCCTGGACAAATGGGCAATGCCCGTGTTACAATCCGCGGCCTCAAGGTCGTAGAGGTCTTGAGTGACAAAAACGTTATTCTTGTCAGCGGCGCTATACCGGGCCCGAAAAACGGGTTGGTTGTTGTAAGCAACCATCATGCCGAATACGACGCTGAGAAAATAGCTGCCAAAAAATAA
- the rplD gene encoding 50S ribosomal protein L4 encodes MASEVKVFDLAGKAVGSLTLNEKIFGAKVNKGLLHQAVLSYLAVARAGTHSTLTKSEVRGGGRKPMAQKGTGNARRGSSRSPLIPGGGVSMGPKPRDYAFFLNKNMKKAALRSALTDKKDNMIVLKNLDIAQPKTKELSAVLRNFKIETKALFVDEVLTENTARAGRNIPTVKTENVKNISVYTLLKHDKFFVTEAAVRKLEEILG; translated from the coding sequence ATGGCGTCAGAGGTAAAAGTTTTTGATCTGGCCGGCAAGGCTGTTGGGTCATTAACGCTGAATGAAAAAATTTTCGGCGCGAAAGTAAACAAGGGTTTACTGCATCAGGCCGTGTTGAGTTATCTGGCGGTGGCGCGCGCCGGCACGCACAGTACCTTGACCAAATCCGAAGTGCGCGGCGGTGGCCGAAAGCCGATGGCGCAAAAAGGCACAGGCAATGCCAGACGCGGCTCCAGCCGTTCTCCGTTGATTCCAGGCGGCGGTGTGTCTATGGGCCCCAAGCCGCGCGATTATGCTTTTTTCTTGAACAAGAACATGAAAAAAGCGGCGTTGCGTTCGGCGCTGACGGACAAAAAAGATAACATGATCGTTTTGAAAAATCTGGACATCGCGCAGCCCAAGACCAAAGAGCTGAGCGCGGTTTTGCGGAATTTTAAAATAGAGACCAAGGCTCTGTTTGTTGATGAAGTGCTGACGGAAAACACGGCCAGAGCTGGCCGGAATATTCCGACGGTCAAAACTGAAAATGTCAAAAACATTTCGGTGTATACTTTGCTGAAGCACGACAAGTTTTTTGTAACTGAAGCGGCCGTGCGCAAGCTGGAGGAAATATTAGGATGA
- the rplW gene encoding 50S ribosomal protein L23, with product MSIYETLVKPVVTEKSNVELGKNVYTFIVDRGATKVAVRSAVEKIYGVKVAKVNTQIISGKKRHYGRIAGQESDWKKAVVRLKAGQKIDALLG from the coding sequence ATGAGTATTTACGAAACACTGGTCAAGCCGGTCGTGACGGAAAAAAGCAATGTCGAGCTGGGCAAAAACGTTTATACATTTATCGTAGACCGTGGCGCGACCAAAGTCGCTGTGCGTAGCGCGGTGGAAAAAATTTACGGCGTCAAAGTGGCTAAAGTAAACACGCAGATTATTTCCGGCAAAAAACGCCATTACGGCCGCATTGCCGGGCAGGAGTCGGACTGGAAAAAAGCGGTAGTGCGCCTCAAGGCCGGCCAAAAAATTGACGCGTTGTTAGGTTAG
- the rplB gene encoding 50S ribosomal protein L2 yields MGVRRIKPICNASRNTILYDFAELTTDRPEKSLLVVAKKTSGRNNQGKITCRHKGGGHKNFFRRIDFKREKDNIPAKVVSIEYDPNRTAHIALLSYADGEKRYILAPRGLKVHDAVLSGQGADIHPGNALPLGAIPVGTIVHNVELTAGKGAQLARSAGVSIQLMAKEGDYAVLRLPSSELRLVRQECRATVGVVSNEDHFNIKLGKAGRARWKGLRPEVRGSVMNPVDHPHGGGEGRAPVGHPGPMTPWGKPALGKKTRKLKKLSTKLIIRRKKK; encoded by the coding sequence ATGGGTGTTAGAAGAATAAAACCAATTTGCAATGCCAGCCGGAATACGATTCTGTATGATTTTGCGGAGCTCACGACTGACCGGCCGGAGAAAAGCCTGCTGGTTGTCGCAAAAAAAACTTCTGGCCGCAACAATCAGGGCAAGATCACCTGTCGGCACAAAGGCGGCGGTCATAAGAATTTTTTCCGCCGGATCGATTTCAAGCGCGAAAAAGACAATATTCCCGCCAAAGTTGTTTCTATAGAATACGATCCCAACCGCACCGCGCATATCGCGCTTTTGAGTTATGCCGATGGCGAAAAAAGATATATTTTGGCGCCACGCGGCTTGAAAGTGCACGACGCTGTCCTGTCCGGTCAGGGCGCGGATATTCACCCGGGCAATGCTTTACCGCTAGGGGCAATACCGGTCGGCACTATCGTGCACAATGTGGAGCTGACCGCGGGCAAGGGCGCGCAGCTGGCGCGTTCGGCTGGTGTTTCGATCCAGCTGATGGCCAAAGAGGGCGATTACGCGGTGCTACGTCTGCCGTCTTCGGAGCTGCGTCTGGTGCGGCAGGAATGTCGCGCGACTGTCGGCGTAGTCTCCAACGAGGATCATTTCAATATCAAGCTGGGCAAGGCCGGCCGCGCACGCTGGAAAGGCCTGCGTCCGGAAGTCCGTGGTTCGGTGATGAATCCGGTAGATCATCCGCACGGCGGCGGCGAAGGCCGCGCTCCGGTTGGCCATCCCGGGCCGATGACCCCCTGGGGCAAGCCGGCGCTGGGCAAAAAGACCCGCAAGCTGAAAAAACTTTCAACGAAATTGATCATTCGCCGGAAAAAGAAATAA
- the rpsS gene encoding 30S ribosomal protein S19: MSRSSKKGPFCDAHLLKKVQKLNEAGEKKLVKTWSRRSAIFPDFVGHTIAVHNGNKHIPIYVTENMVGHKLGEFAHTRTFRAHGGTQKKEEGAAR, encoded by the coding sequence ATGTCTAGATCGTCAAAAAAAGGGCCGTTTTGCGACGCGCATCTGCTGAAAAAAGTGCAGAAGCTGAACGAAGCCGGTGAAAAAAAACTGGTCAAAACCTGGTCGCGCCGCTCGGCGATTTTTCCGGATTTTGTCGGACATACGATCGCGGTGCACAATGGCAATAAGCATATCCCGATTTACGTCACAGAAAATATGGTCGGGCACAAGCTGGGCGAGTTCGCGCACACGCGCACTTTTAGAGCGCACGGCGGCACTCAGAAAAAAGAAGAAGGAGCCGCACGGTAA
- the rplV gene encoding 50S ribosomal protein L22, whose translation MVRISPRKVDRILKLIRGRNVAAGLTTLQFLPHSAARYIEKVLKSAIANAEHNNKLAKDKLVIAQAVANSGALLKRWRAGGKGRAQRIKKYTSHIRIAVQEGSR comes from the coding sequence ATGGTGCGTATTTCGCCGCGCAAGGTAGACCGGATTTTGAAATTGATCCGCGGCCGAAATGTCGCTGCTGGTTTGACGACGTTGCAATTTTTGCCACATTCCGCCGCGCGTTATATTGAAAAAGTTTTAAAGTCGGCGATCGCCAATGCGGAGCATAACAATAAATTGGCGAAAGATAAATTGGTGATCGCGCAGGCGGTAGCTAATAGCGGAGCGCTATTGAAACGCTGGCGGGCCGGCGGCAAAGGCCGCGCCCAGCGGATCAAGAAATACACGTCGCATATCAGGATCGCCGTGCAGGAAGGGAGCAGATAA
- the rpsC gene encoding 30S ribosomal protein S3, with product MGHKSDPRSLRLGINKEWDRVWYAPKKEFSGFFLEDQKIEDFVLVKLSKASVSRVLIKRKVNQITVDIFAARPGMIIGKGGADAEAFKQQLQKLTGKNVQLNINESPGVNTCAILLAENVASQLERRIAFRRAMKQIITKALKSGAQGIKVMVSGRLGGAEIARTEWYREGRVPLHTFRADVDYAVTEAQTTYGKIGVKVWVYKGDILDKKDVKLDLKPSAVEIEEEKENVNA from the coding sequence ATGGGCCATAAATCGGATCCGCGGTCGTTAAGGCTGGGCATCAATAAAGAATGGGATCGCGTTTGGTATGCGCCCAAGAAAGAATTTTCCGGCTTTTTTTTGGAAGACCAGAAGATCGAGGATTTTGTGCTGGTCAAGCTGAGCAAAGCCAGTGTTTCGCGTGTGTTGATCAAGCGCAAGGTCAATCAGATTACCGTGGATATTTTTGCGGCGCGGCCGGGTATGATTATCGGCAAAGGCGGCGCGGACGCGGAAGCTTTTAAGCAGCAGCTGCAAAAATTGACCGGCAAAAATGTGCAGCTTAATATCAACGAATCGCCCGGTGTGAACACCTGCGCGATTTTGCTGGCTGAAAATGTGGCGTCGCAGTTGGAGCGCCGCATCGCTTTTCGCCGCGCGATGAAACAGATCATCACCAAAGCGCTAAAATCCGGAGCGCAGGGCATCAAAGTTATGGTCTCCGGCCGTCTGGGTGGCGCGGAAATTGCCCGTACCGAATGGTACAGAGAAGGCCGCGTGCCGCTACACACTTTTCGCGCGGATGTAGACTACGCCGTGACCGAAGCGCAGACTACTTATGGCAAGATCGGCGTGAAAGTCTGGGTGTACAAGGGCGATATTTTGGATAAAAAAGACGTGAAACTGGATCTGAAACCCTCGGCTGTGGAGATAGAGGAGGAAAAAGAAAATGTTAATGCCTAA
- the rplP gene encoding 50S ribosomal protein L16 translates to MLMPKRTKYRKQQRGKNRGVASRGTKVSFGEYGLMSLDNCALTSRQIEAARKAITHHVLKGGKIWIRVFPDHVVTQRPADSRMGKGKGAPSLWVAKVRAGRVLFEVSGLAGAAAQKALLSAGHKLPCHVRFVTAE, encoded by the coding sequence ATGTTAATGCCTAAGCGCACGAAATACCGCAAACAGCAGCGCGGTAAAAATCGTGGCGTGGCTTCGCGCGGCACGAAAGTGTCTTTTGGCGAATACGGCTTGATGTCTTTGGATAACTGCGCTTTGACCAGCCGGCAGATCGAGGCGGCGCGCAAAGCGATCACGCATCATGTGCTCAAGGGCGGCAAGATCTGGATCCGCGTGTTCCCTGATCACGTGGTCACGCAGCGTCCGGCTGATTCGCGCATGGGCAAAGGCAAAGGCGCGCCGTCGCTGTGGGTGGCCAAAGTGCGTGCCGGCAGAGTGTTGTTTGAGGTGAGCGGCTTAGCTGGAGCGGCGGCGCAGAAAGCGTTACTGTCCGCCGGACATAAACTGCCCTGTCATGTAAGATTTGTGACGGCCGAGTAA